From Nitratidesulfovibrio vulgaris str. Hildenborough, a single genomic window includes:
- a CDS encoding glycosyltransferase family 9 protein has translation MRLVVINLTRFGDLLQTQPALAGLHAQGHETALVCLDNFAEAASLLYGVAHVAPLPGARLLAGLDDDWRRATADITDWCDDLTKSFRPDGVLNLTATLAGRLLARRLVPQGGPLLGFALDEHGFGLDADAWSTFLQAASRDRGCSPFNLVDVIRRVAGVGDQTPVFTLRCPDAERRAVVHRQLAEAAPEGCEGFVALQPGASEDRRRWPVASFAAVGDRLWREQRLCPVLVGSTAEQHLAEGYATAATAPFISLVGRTRLPDLAAALSCTRALVTNDTGTMHLAAGLGLPVLAIFLATAQPWDTGPYSDDACCLEPDMPCHPCPFGVPCPHDHACHDAIRPADVAALLLGRLTKGAWHSVPAKGARVWVARRDAHGFIDLASASAHGDAFASGHDDASAHGHDDASASGHEQETRTAWIREQRHFYRQFLDLKRPAATAGCPLPSLRAPDLPCALPQAFRHDCATVLGQASALLHLLGEQGLLLQRTSSDLAKQRFLTTCGRIHALFEQSPHFRALAHLWLSEMQTAGASLDTILQLASLYRALATAWHDHLSVATD, from the coding sequence ATGCGTCTCGTCGTCATCAACCTCACCCGCTTCGGCGACCTGCTGCAAACACAGCCCGCACTCGCAGGGCTGCACGCGCAAGGACACGAGACCGCCCTCGTATGCCTCGACAACTTCGCCGAAGCAGCCTCGCTGCTGTATGGGGTGGCACACGTCGCGCCTCTGCCCGGTGCCCGGTTGCTGGCAGGACTGGATGACGACTGGCGGCGCGCCACCGCCGACATCACGGACTGGTGCGATGATCTCACAAAGTCATTCCGCCCCGACGGGGTGCTGAACCTCACTGCCACGCTCGCTGGCAGGCTGCTCGCCCGCAGGCTGGTGCCCCAGGGCGGCCCGTTGCTCGGTTTCGCCCTCGACGAACACGGTTTCGGACTCGACGCCGACGCATGGAGCACGTTCCTTCAGGCAGCCAGCCGTGACAGGGGATGCAGCCCGTTCAATCTGGTGGACGTGATACGCCGCGTCGCAGGTGTCGGCGACCAGACGCCCGTCTTCACCTTGCGCTGCCCCGACGCAGAACGACGCGCGGTCGTGCACCGGCAACTCGCCGAAGCGGCCCCGGAAGGATGCGAGGGCTTCGTCGCCCTGCAACCCGGTGCCAGCGAGGACAGACGCCGCTGGCCTGTGGCATCCTTCGCCGCGGTCGGGGACAGGCTTTGGCGTGAACAGCGACTGTGTCCCGTACTTGTCGGAAGCACTGCTGAACAGCACCTTGCCGAGGGCTACGCGACCGCCGCGACCGCACCGTTCATCAGTCTGGTGGGACGCACCCGGTTGCCCGACCTCGCAGCGGCCCTCTCGTGCACGCGCGCACTCGTCACCAACGACACCGGAACGATGCACCTCGCCGCCGGACTGGGGCTTCCCGTACTCGCCATATTCCTCGCCACGGCACAGCCGTGGGACACGGGCCCCTATAGCGACGACGCCTGCTGTCTCGAACCCGACATGCCCTGCCACCCCTGCCCCTTCGGCGTCCCGTGCCCGCACGACCATGCATGTCATGACGCCATCCGCCCCGCAGACGTTGCGGCACTGCTGCTTGGTCGACTCACGAAGGGCGCATGGCACAGTGTGCCGGCCAAAGGCGCGCGAGTCTGGGTCGCACGGCGCGACGCCCACGGCTTCATCGACCTCGCCTCCGCATCTGCACATGGCGACGCCTTCGCATCGGGGCATGACGATGCTTCTGCACATGGGCATGACGATGCTTCAGCATCTGGGCATGAACAGGAAACCCGCACGGCATGGATACGCGAACAACGGCACTTCTATCGTCAATTCCTTGACCTCAAGCGCCCTGCCGCGACGGCGGGTTGTCCCCTTCCCTCGCTGAGGGCACCAGACCTCCCCTGCGCCCTGCCCCAGGCATTTCGCCATGACTGCGCCACAGTCCTCGGACAGGCATCGGCATTGCTGCACCTTCTGGGTGAACAGGGGCTACTGCTGCAACGCACCTCGTCCGACCTTGCGAAACAGCGTTTTCTGACCACCTGCGGACGCATCCATGCCCTCTTTGAGCAAAGCCCCCACTTCAGGGCCCTTGCCCACCTGTGGCTGTCAGAGATGCAGACGGCGGGGGCATCACTTGATACCATTCTGCAACTCGCTTCTCTGTATCGCGCACTTGCGACGGCATGGCACGACCACCTCTCCGTAGCCACCGATTGA
- a CDS encoding leucyl aminopeptidase, with protein MDIRFQAGGHAAWRAGAVMVFVFKDEPLAEVDSQLVEAAPWLTIAPAGNDFRAAKDEVAVLHGPPAFDIPRVVAVGLGKREDCTLERIRLAAAAGIRRCRDLRVENVGVVAAQLGRMAPTEHDALRVAEEVVCGALLGLYRYDRFRTVKDDERAEDPRWLALLCEGKNVPDDLHGAARKGEAVALGMGVARDLVNGPANIVTPAFLASEAEALGRKHGFRVEVLGRDELSSMGMGAFASVFRGAEEEARLIVIEHAPAGTEEQQPLVFVGKGVTFDTGGISLKPAAKMHEMKGDMAGAAAILGLFAALGERDLPRRVVGVLPCTENMPDGRATRPGDVVTTLSGKTVEILNTDAEGRLLLCDALTYAQRRWQPEALVDLATLTGACVVALGTEVAGLFCDDAALADAIASRGETVGDLFWPLPLWKSYAENLKSDVADLANVGPREGGAVNAALFLRQFIDDGVRWAHLDIAGPAFTAKKSALCPGGGTGFAVRTLFELVSEGIPAA; from the coding sequence GTGGACATCCGTTTTCAGGCCGGAGGGCACGCCGCATGGCGTGCCGGGGCCGTCATGGTTTTCGTGTTCAAGGACGAACCGCTTGCCGAGGTCGACAGCCAATTGGTGGAGGCCGCGCCGTGGCTGACCATCGCCCCGGCGGGCAACGACTTCAGGGCCGCGAAGGATGAAGTGGCCGTGCTGCACGGCCCGCCCGCGTTCGACATCCCGCGCGTGGTCGCGGTGGGGCTTGGCAAGCGGGAGGATTGCACGCTTGAGCGTATCCGCCTTGCCGCAGCCGCAGGCATCCGCCGTTGTCGCGACCTGCGTGTCGAGAACGTCGGTGTGGTCGCGGCACAGTTGGGGCGCATGGCCCCCACGGAGCATGACGCCCTGCGGGTGGCCGAAGAGGTGGTGTGCGGTGCCCTTCTCGGTCTGTACCGCTACGACCGCTTCCGCACGGTGAAGGACGACGAGAGGGCGGAAGACCCGCGCTGGCTGGCACTCCTGTGCGAGGGCAAGAACGTCCCCGACGACCTGCACGGTGCCGCCCGCAAGGGCGAGGCGGTCGCCTTGGGCATGGGGGTCGCCCGCGACCTCGTCAACGGGCCTGCCAACATCGTAACGCCCGCGTTCCTTGCTTCGGAAGCTGAGGCCCTTGGAAGGAAGCATGGCTTCCGGGTCGAGGTGCTGGGCCGTGACGAACTGTCATCCATGGGGATGGGGGCCTTTGCTTCGGTCTTCCGCGGTGCGGAAGAGGAGGCAAGACTCATCGTCATCGAACATGCCCCCGCCGGAACCGAAGAACAGCAGCCGCTGGTCTTCGTGGGCAAGGGCGTCACCTTCGATACCGGCGGCATCAGCCTCAAGCCCGCTGCGAAGATGCATGAGATGAAGGGCGACATGGCCGGGGCCGCTGCCATTCTCGGTCTTTTCGCCGCGCTGGGCGAGCGCGACCTGCCTCGTCGCGTGGTGGGTGTGCTGCCGTGCACCGAGAACATGCCCGACGGCCGGGCCACGCGCCCCGGTGACGTGGTCACCACCCTTTCGGGCAAGACGGTGGAGATTCTCAACACCGACGCCGAGGGCAGGCTTCTGCTGTGCGACGCGCTCACCTACGCGCAGCGCCGCTGGCAGCCCGAGGCCCTTGTCGACCTTGCCACGCTCACCGGGGCGTGCGTCGTGGCACTCGGGACCGAAGTCGCCGGACTCTTCTGCGACGACGCGGCCCTTGCCGATGCCATCGCCTCGCGCGGCGAGACCGTGGGCGACCTCTTCTGGCCCTTGCCGCTGTGGAAGTCGTATGCCGAGAACCTCAAGAGCGATGTGGCCGACCTCGCCAACGTGGGGCCGCGCGAAGGGGGTGCTGTGAACGCGGCGCTTTTCCTGCGCCAGTTCATCGACGATGGCGTGCGCTGGGCGCATCTCGACATCGCCGGGCCTGCCTTCACCGCCAAGAAGTCGGCCCTGTGCCCGGGCGGTGGAACGGGTTTCGCCGTACGCACGCTGTTCGAACTTGTCAGCGAAGGCATTCCCGCCGCGTAG
- a CDS encoding GGDEF/EAL domain-containing response regulator: MSDSPARILCIDDDDADRMNLVAYLEDSGYIVLEAANGRAGLDVFRAEHPDLILVDLRMPVMGGMEVVAHMREEAPGVPVIVVSGAGILEEAVEALRRGAWDYVTKPVLDMRVLEHAVMKALERARLLDERQRYQERLEFEVEARTRELRVSNEQLRSTQSELEDKSLFLETLIESLPNPLFYKTLDGVYIGCNKAFSQLLGIPREKMVGRSARDLLPDHAYAQIIAGDCPSGSDAGEHSCVFDILGADGHIHTLALYKSTYSDSQGQVSGIVGTFLDITELKRKEAQIVHQATHDELTGLLNRFGMRQHVDRLIVGGQMSFALLVIDLDDFKTINDSLGHALGDRLLHKAAERIVELVGSQGIVGRPGGDEYVVLLYNVDAEAAHAMARRILDIFTDSLSVSGHEVYISLSIGIAVYPEDGDDAANLFKCCDIAMYRAKEEGGARAQRYLAAMQDVITSRLALEKNLRKALERGEFVLHYQPKVDIRTGAVTGMEALVRWVRDDGTIVPPQDFIPVAEKTGLIVALGEFVLREACRQMHAWQKRFGRLKMAVNISARQFQPGLPDTVASALADAGLDPGLLELEITETTMMRDLALTVSVLERLTTGGIAVAIDDFGTGHSSLYYLKTFPISSIKIDRSFVRDIPNDETDATIVTTVVSMGRNLGIGIVAEGVETEAQLDFLRSLECPEVQGYYFSKPLPPHAFEAWMENRLRV; the protein is encoded by the coding sequence ATGTCCGATTCTCCTGCGCGTATACTCTGCATCGACGATGACGATGCCGACCGCATGAACCTCGTGGCCTACCTTGAGGACAGCGGTTACATCGTCCTTGAGGCGGCGAATGGCCGTGCAGGGCTGGACGTCTTTCGGGCTGAACACCCCGACCTGATTCTTGTCGACCTCCGGATGCCCGTCATGGGCGGTATGGAGGTCGTCGCGCATATGCGTGAGGAGGCACCGGGCGTGCCTGTCATCGTCGTGTCGGGGGCGGGTATTCTCGAAGAAGCCGTCGAGGCGCTGCGGCGCGGGGCATGGGACTATGTGACCAAGCCCGTCCTCGACATGCGGGTGCTGGAACACGCCGTGATGAAAGCGCTCGAGCGCGCAAGACTCCTCGACGAACGTCAACGCTATCAGGAGCGTCTAGAGTTCGAGGTCGAGGCACGCACGCGTGAACTGCGGGTTTCGAACGAGCAACTCCGCAGTACTCAGTCGGAGTTGGAGGACAAGAGCCTCTTTCTCGAGACGCTCATCGAAAGTCTGCCCAATCCGCTTTTCTACAAGACGCTTGATGGCGTCTATATCGGATGCAACAAGGCCTTTTCACAGCTTCTGGGCATTCCCCGCGAGAAGATGGTCGGCAGGTCGGCACGAGACCTCTTGCCCGACCATGCCTATGCCCAGATCATAGCTGGTGATTGCCCTTCGGGCAGTGATGCCGGAGAGCACTCGTGCGTCTTCGATATCCTGGGTGCCGACGGGCATATCCATACCCTCGCATTGTACAAGAGCACCTACAGCGACAGTCAGGGGCAGGTCTCCGGCATCGTGGGCACTTTTCTCGACATCACCGAACTCAAGCGCAAAGAGGCGCAGATAGTCCATCAGGCGACACATGATGAATTGACGGGGCTGCTCAACCGCTTCGGCATGCGTCAGCATGTCGACCGTCTTATCGTGGGCGGGCAGATGTCGTTCGCCCTGCTGGTCATCGACCTCGACGACTTCAAGACGATCAACGACAGCCTCGGGCACGCCCTTGGCGACAGGCTGCTGCACAAGGCAGCAGAGCGCATCGTCGAACTGGTGGGTAGTCAGGGCATCGTAGGACGCCCTGGCGGGGACGAGTATGTCGTGCTCCTCTACAATGTCGATGCAGAGGCCGCCCATGCCATGGCACGTCGTATTCTCGACATTTTCACGGACAGCCTGTCCGTGTCCGGCCACGAAGTCTACATATCACTCAGTATCGGCATCGCGGTGTACCCCGAAGATGGGGATGACGCCGCCAACCTCTTCAAGTGCTGCGACATCGCCATGTACCGGGCCAAGGAAGAGGGGGGCGCCCGTGCCCAACGGTATCTCGCCGCCATGCAGGACGTGATCACCAGTCGGCTTGCACTTGAAAAGAACCTTCGCAAGGCGCTGGAACGGGGCGAGTTCGTCCTGCATTACCAGCCCAAGGTCGACATCAGGACAGGGGCTGTGACAGGCATGGAGGCGCTGGTGCGGTGGGTTCGTGACGATGGGACCATCGTTCCGCCGCAGGATTTCATCCCCGTGGCGGAGAAGACCGGACTCATCGTCGCTCTTGGCGAATTCGTGCTGCGCGAGGCCTGTCGCCAGATGCATGCGTGGCAGAAGCGGTTCGGGCGGCTCAAGATGGCCGTCAACATTTCGGCCCGGCAATTCCAGCCCGGACTTCCGGATACTGTCGCTTCGGCCCTTGCCGATGCGGGCCTCGACCCGGGGCTGCTCGAGCTTGAGATCACCGAAACGACCATGATGCGCGACCTCGCGTTGACGGTTTCGGTGCTTGAGCGGCTCACCACCGGGGGCATCGCCGTCGCCATCGACGACTTCGGCACGGGCCACTCTTCGCTCTACTACCTCAAGACGTTCCCCATCAGTTCCATCAAGATCGATCGTTCGTTCGTGCGGGACATACCCAATGACGAGACCGATGCCACCATCGTGACCACGGTGGTGAGCATGGGGCGCAACCTCGGCATCGGCATCGTGGCTGAAGGTGTCGAAACCGAGGCTCAGCTCGATTTCCTGCGGAGCCTGGAGTGCCCCGAGGTTCAGGGCTACTACTTCTCGAAGCCCCTTCCGCCCCACGCTTTCGAGGCGTGGATGGAAAACCGCCTTAGAGTCTGA
- a CDS encoding GGDEF domain-containing protein: MRTLIDRVFSNGLSHAPQPEAIHHVGVANMFNAVTMVFCLSLAFFDWMQGYGGMALLLCGIAALALFSMLHLGRTGKRSNINLLLALALIGVDWWLMATGGVAGMGHLWVFSLPPLLLFTFGLRRGGMLVALLVFGIICILYGPEELSPFEYGDSFAPRYLLALTASISLVSVAEAARRHSERRLLALTHQLAFCARSDPLTGLANRRSLCERFEQERQRSLRNNTPLSLILCDIDHFKTINDTHGHECGDYVLRKLADMLRTNMRAQDTVCRWGGEEFLLLLPDTDEKGATRLAEKLRTLTESYPFSYHGIPIRVTLCFGVHQCSREGHTDYHIRKADRKLYMAKEQGRNRVVSGDIPDILLPPGYIEEAD, from the coding sequence ATGCGCACCCTCATCGACCGGGTCTTCAGCAACGGGCTGTCCCATGCCCCGCAGCCTGAAGCCATACACCACGTCGGCGTGGCCAACATGTTCAACGCCGTCACCATGGTCTTCTGCCTGTCTCTTGCCTTCTTCGACTGGATGCAGGGATACGGCGGCATGGCCCTGCTGTTGTGCGGCATCGCCGCCCTTGCCCTCTTCTCCATGCTCCATCTCGGCAGAACAGGAAAGCGAAGCAATATCAACCTTCTGCTTGCCCTTGCCCTCATCGGCGTCGACTGGTGGCTCATGGCCACGGGTGGCGTCGCCGGTATGGGGCACCTGTGGGTCTTCTCGCTGCCACCGTTGCTGCTCTTCACCTTCGGGTTGCGGCGCGGCGGCATGCTCGTGGCACTGCTGGTCTTCGGTATCATCTGTATCCTGTACGGCCCTGAAGAACTCAGTCCCTTCGAGTATGGTGACAGCTTCGCCCCGCGCTACCTGCTGGCCCTGACCGCCAGCATCTCCCTCGTATCGGTCGCCGAAGCCGCCCGGCGGCACTCCGAACGCAGACTGCTGGCCCTCACCCACCAGTTGGCCTTCTGCGCACGTTCCGACCCTCTCACAGGGCTTGCGAACCGAAGGTCACTCTGCGAACGTTTCGAACAGGAGCGGCAACGTTCCCTGCGAAACAACACGCCCCTGTCACTGATCCTCTGTGATATAGACCACTTCAAGACCATCAACGACACGCACGGGCACGAATGCGGCGACTATGTCCTGCGCAAACTGGCCGATATGCTGCGGACGAACATGCGTGCGCAGGATACCGTCTGTCGATGGGGCGGTGAAGAATTCCTTCTGCTGCTGCCCGATACCGACGAGAAAGGGGCGACCCGTCTGGCCGAAAAACTGCGGACCCTCACGGAATCGTACCCGTTCTCGTACCACGGCATCCCCATCAGGGTGACGCTGTGCTTCGGGGTGCACCAATGCTCCCGCGAAGGACACACCGACTACCACATCCGCAAGGCCGACCGTAAACTCTACATGGCCAAGGAACAGGGGCGCAACCGCGTCGTCTCGGGAGACATCCCCGACATCCTGCTTCCGCCCGGCTACATCGAAGAGGCCGACTGA
- a CDS encoding malic enzyme-like NAD(P)-binding protein, with protein sequence MALFTKEEALRYHACGHPGKVETVPVKPCATQRHLSMAYTPGVADACRAIHADAAEGYAYTNKGNLVAVVSNGTAVLGLGDIGPLAGKPVMEGKGVLFKVFADVDVYDLCIEQKDPAKIIEFVRMLEPTFGGINLEDIKAPECFEIEQTLIREMDIPVFHDDQHGTAIISGAGLIAALELAGKKAEEVKVVVSGAGAGAIACTNFFMALGVRRENVYMFDSRGLLHKGRAGLNAAKLAFAQERDHGSLADVMRGADVFLGLSVGGMVTPDMVASMAANPIVFACANPDPEIAYPDAKAVRDDLIMATGRSDYPNQINNVLGFPFIFRGALDVQARTINEEMKMAAARALAALAKEPVPAEALAPYGLASASFGVDYIIPKALDPRVIEWVAPAVAEAAMRTGVARRVIDLDAYRVELRERMKAARARIGAFIDSYGLDF encoded by the coding sequence ATGGCCCTGTTCACCAAGGAGGAGGCGCTCCGCTATCACGCCTGCGGTCATCCCGGCAAGGTCGAGACCGTTCCCGTCAAACCCTGTGCCACCCAGCGCCATCTCTCCATGGCCTATACGCCGGGCGTCGCCGATGCCTGTCGCGCCATCCACGCGGATGCCGCCGAGGGCTACGCCTACACCAACAAGGGCAACCTCGTCGCCGTGGTCTCCAACGGCACGGCCGTCCTCGGCCTTGGCGACATCGGGCCGCTGGCTGGCAAGCCCGTGATGGAAGGCAAGGGCGTGCTGTTCAAGGTCTTCGCCGATGTGGATGTGTACGACCTGTGCATCGAGCAGAAAGACCCCGCGAAGATCATCGAATTCGTCAGGATGCTCGAGCCTACCTTCGGCGGCATCAACCTCGAAGATATCAAGGCGCCGGAATGCTTCGAGATAGAGCAGACGCTCATCCGCGAGATGGACATTCCCGTCTTCCATGACGACCAGCACGGCACGGCCATCATCTCCGGGGCGGGTCTCATCGCCGCGCTCGAACTCGCGGGCAAGAAGGCCGAAGAGGTCAAGGTCGTCGTCTCCGGTGCCGGTGCCGGTGCCATCGCCTGCACCAACTTCTTCATGGCACTGGGCGTCCGCCGTGAGAACGTCTACATGTTCGACTCGCGAGGGCTTCTGCACAAGGGGCGCGCCGGGCTCAACGCCGCGAAGCTGGCCTTTGCGCAGGAGCGCGACCACGGCAGCCTCGCCGATGTCATGCGCGGCGCCGACGTGTTCCTCGGCCTTTCGGTTGGCGGCATGGTGACGCCCGACATGGTGGCGTCCATGGCGGCGAACCCCATCGTCTTCGCCTGCGCCAACCCCGACCCCGAAATCGCCTACCCAGACGCCAAGGCCGTGCGCGACGATCTCATCATGGCCACCGGGCGTTCGGACTATCCCAACCAGATCAATAACGTGCTGGGCTTCCCCTTCATCTTCCGCGGCGCACTCGACGTGCAGGCACGCACCATCAACGAGGAGATGAAGATGGCCGCCGCCCGCGCGCTGGCCGCGCTGGCCAAGGAACCCGTGCCCGCCGAGGCGCTGGCCCCCTATGGTCTTGCATCGGCTTCGTTCGGCGTGGACTACATCATCCCCAAGGCCCTCGACCCGCGTGTCATCGAGTGGGTCGCCCCCGCGGTGGCCGAGGCCGCCATGCGTACGGGCGTGGCGCGCCGCGTCATCGACCTCGACGCCTACCGGGTCGAACTGCGCGAGCGCATGAAGGCAGCCCGCGCACGCATCGGGGCCTTCATCGACAGCTACGGGCTGGATTTCTAG
- a CDS encoding potassium channel family protein: MATPKLEIGVIGLGKFGLQVSRTLVELGHSVVGIDSTEGRIRQAQDILSQVYQGNAADPAVLQQLRFQDLDCVIVSVGNSMETSLLVTLNLQEIGVRKIWVKAVSTEHKKVLTRLGVDHVILPEHDVATHLAHRLVNPGMLDLLPLGGGGQILLQELTVDKWAGRTLLDLRLANEHGVMVVAVKPAAFREYRFVPAAHEVLQQGDKLVVIGRHEDVLRLEP, translated from the coding sequence ATGGCTACACCGAAACTCGAAATAGGCGTCATCGGTCTTGGCAAGTTCGGCTTGCAGGTCTCACGGACCCTCGTCGAACTTGGGCATTCCGTGGTCGGCATCGACAGTACCGAGGGCCGCATCCGGCAGGCGCAGGACATCCTATCGCAGGTCTATCAGGGCAATGCCGCCGACCCCGCGGTGTTGCAGCAACTGCGCTTCCAGGACCTCGACTGCGTCATCGTCAGCGTCGGCAACTCCATGGAGACCTCGCTGCTTGTGACCCTCAACCTGCAGGAAATCGGCGTCCGCAAGATATGGGTCAAGGCCGTGAGCACGGAGCACAAGAAGGTGCTCACACGCCTTGGTGTCGATCACGTCATCCTTCCCGAACATGATGTGGCCACGCACCTTGCCCACAGGCTCGTGAATCCGGGGATGCTCGACCTGCTGCCCCTCGGCGGCGGAGGGCAGATTCTCCTGCAGGAACTCACGGTGGACAAATGGGCCGGGCGGACGTTGCTCGACCTGAGACTCGCCAACGAGCACGGCGTCATGGTGGTGGCGGTGAAGCCCGCCGCCTTCCGCGAATACCGCTTCGTACCCGCAGCCCACGAAGTGCTGCAACAGGGTGACAAGCTTGTCGTCATCGGACGGCACGAAGACGTGCTCCGTCTCGAACCCTGA
- a CDS encoding TrkH family potassium uptake protein produces the protein MAYHKHFGPLALPVLSFAAVILAGAVLLTLEACGTGKAVSFVDALFTATSAVCVTGLAVVDTGTTYSTMGQMVILALIQLGGLGITTYSSLIFFLWRRRVSITDRLAVGQALLHDPSFHLGTFLQRVVVVVLCIEFSGAAALFIFGEGRIDVYAAIFHAISAFCNAGFGLMPDNLVSFRDNVGVNATIMLLIIFGGLGFSVLDECLSALRDRSVRLSRHSRLVLRTSALLIVGGAAAIWCIEAWRSGNGMSRADLVLPALFQSVSARTAGFNTIDLGAVTHTTLLVIIFLMFVGGSPGSCAGGIKTTTFRVLAGFVTAQFKGRRQIILMDRAVDRATIEKALTLFLFATLTVVGGVTILTLTTDAVVDPSAPRFDFIDLLFETVSAFGTVGLSTGVTPHLTTGGKLCITLIMFVGRLGPLWLLTTLQSLQTEPKYRWPEMDMPIG, from the coding sequence ATGGCGTACCATAAACACTTCGGGCCACTGGCCCTTCCGGTGCTCTCGTTCGCTGCCGTCATTCTCGCGGGGGCAGTGCTGCTCACGCTTGAGGCCTGCGGCACCGGAAAGGCCGTCTCGTTCGTAGACGCCCTGTTCACGGCAACATCGGCGGTATGCGTGACGGGGCTTGCTGTCGTCGACACCGGCACGACCTACTCCACGATGGGGCAGATGGTCATTCTTGCGCTCATCCAGCTTGGCGGCCTCGGCATCACCACCTATTCGAGCCTCATCTTCTTCCTCTGGCGACGCCGGGTCTCCATCACCGACAGGCTGGCCGTGGGGCAGGCACTGCTGCACGACCCGTCGTTCCACCTCGGCACGTTCCTGCAACGCGTGGTGGTGGTCGTGCTATGCATCGAATTCAGCGGTGCCGCGGCGCTCTTCATCTTCGGAGAAGGGCGCATTGATGTCTATGCCGCCATCTTCCATGCCATCTCGGCATTCTGTAACGCGGGCTTCGGCCTCATGCCCGACAACCTCGTCTCGTTCCGCGACAACGTGGGCGTCAACGCCACCATCATGTTGCTCATCATCTTCGGCGGGTTGGGCTTCTCTGTGCTGGACGAATGCCTTTCAGCGCTTCGCGACCGTTCGGTCAGGCTGTCGAGGCACAGCCGCCTTGTGCTCCGCACCTCGGCGCTGCTCATCGTGGGCGGTGCCGCCGCCATCTGGTGCATCGAGGCGTGGCGTTCCGGCAACGGCATGAGCCGCGCCGACCTCGTGCTGCCCGCGCTCTTCCAGTCCGTGTCGGCCCGTACGGCGGGATTCAACACCATCGACCTCGGTGCCGTCACCCACACCACGCTGCTGGTCATCATCTTCCTCATGTTCGTGGGCGGGTCGCCGGGTTCGTGCGCAGGCGGCATCAAGACGACCACGTTCAGGGTGCTTGCCGGCTTCGTCACCGCCCAGTTCAAGGGACGACGGCAGATCATCCTCATGGACAGGGCCGTAGACAGGGCGACCATCGAAAAGGCGCTGACGCTCTTTCTCTTCGCCACCCTCACCGTGGTGGGAGGGGTCACCATACTCACCCTCACCACCGACGCAGTGGTCGACCCGTCAGCCCCCCGCTTCGACTTCATCGACCTCCTGTTCGAGACCGTCTCGGCCTTCGGCACGGTCGGACTCTCCACCGGGGTCACGCCGCACCTGACTACAGGCGGCAAACTGTGCATCACCCTCATCATGTTCGTCGGTCGCCTCGGCCCGCTATGGCTTCTGACCACGTTGCAGAGCCTGCAGACCGAACCCAAGTACCGCTGGCCCGAAATGGACATGCCCATCGGCTAG